Proteins from one Deinococcus sp. AB2017081 genomic window:
- a CDS encoding SDR family oxidoreductase, which produces MTTSSTQAPTIAVTGATGHLGRLVIHALLDRGVPAGSVAALVRDPAKAEDLAAQGVVVRHADYHRPETLAAALDGIQKLLLISSNDFDDRPGQHRNVIAAARDAGVQLLAYTSILNADTSTMQLAADHQATETILRDSGVPFALLRNGWYTENYTGNLAQSLPHGVLLGAAGDGQVTPAPREDYAEAAAAVLSTDGHANATYELGGDTPVTLADIAGEISRQTGQPYAYVNQSVPEYTAALTGLGLPGSLAAVFADSDAGIARGELSTHSGDLSRLIGRPTTPLPDAIGAALKG; this is translated from the coding sequence ATGACCACCTCCAGCACACAGGCCCCCACCATCGCCGTCACCGGAGCCACCGGCCACCTGGGTCGCCTCGTGATCCACGCGCTGCTTGACCGGGGTGTGCCGGCGGGCAGCGTCGCCGCCCTGGTGCGTGATCCAGCGAAGGCGGAGGATCTGGCCGCGCAGGGCGTCGTGGTGCGCCACGCCGACTACCACCGCCCGGAGACCCTGGCCGCCGCCCTGGACGGCATCCAGAAGCTGCTGCTGATCTCCAGCAACGACTTTGACGACCGACCCGGCCAGCACCGCAACGTCATCGCGGCGGCGCGGGACGCCGGCGTGCAGCTCCTGGCGTACACCAGCATCCTGAACGCTGACACGTCCACCATGCAGCTCGCCGCCGACCACCAGGCCACCGAGACGATCCTGCGTGATTCCGGCGTGCCCTTCGCGCTGCTGCGTAACGGCTGGTACACCGAGAACTACACGGGCAACCTCGCCCAGAGTCTTCCGCACGGCGTCCTCCTGGGCGCGGCCGGCGACGGCCAGGTGACCCCCGCCCCCCGCGAGGACTACGCCGAGGCTGCCGCCGCCGTCCTGAGCACCGACGGCCACGCGAACGCGACCTACGAACTCGGCGGCGACACGCCCGTCACGCTGGCTGATATTGCCGGCGAGATCAGCCGTCAGACCGGCCAGCCCTACGCGTACGTGAACCAGAGTGTCCCGGAGTACACGGCCGCCCTGACCGGCCTCGGCCTGCCTGGTTCCCTTGCGGCCGTATTCGCTGACAGCGACGCCGGCATCGCGCGGGGCGAACTGAGCACCCACAGCGGCGACCTCTCCCGCCTGATCGGCCGCCCCACCACGCCCCTGCCCGACGCGATCGGGGCCGCACTGAAGGGCTGA
- a CDS encoding chloramphenicol phosphotransferase CPT family protein, whose product MTGALILINGASSAGKSTLAHALRDALPVPFLHFSLDFFMFGDTVLPRTTQGTVREWQAIRPQVFSGFTACLPALLAAGNSLVVDYIIETPAMWQEFRTCLTGFDVFLVGLHCPVEELERRELARGDRRLGDARRDALTVHTFTRYDLALSCADPLDDTVQRVIQAWENRREGTSRAFPDSSPPMSIL is encoded by the coding sequence ATGACCGGTGCCCTGATCCTCATCAACGGCGCGTCCAGCGCCGGAAAGTCCACGCTCGCGCACGCGCTGCGGGACGCCCTGCCAGTACCGTTCCTGCACTTCAGCCTGGACTTCTTCATGTTCGGCGATACCGTGCTGCCGCGCACGACACAGGGGACGGTGCGCGAGTGGCAGGCCATCCGCCCGCAGGTCTTCAGCGGCTTCACTGCCTGTCTGCCCGCGCTGCTCGCGGCCGGCAACAGCCTCGTCGTGGACTACATCATCGAGACGCCCGCCATGTGGCAGGAGTTCCGCACGTGTCTGACCGGCTTCGACGTGTTTCTGGTCGGTCTGCACTGCCCCGTGGAGGAACTGGAACGCCGCGAACTCGCGCGGGGCGACCGCCGTCTGGGCGACGCCCGCCGGGACGCGCTGACGGTGCACACCTTCACCCGCTACGACCTCGCACTGTCCTGCGCCGATCCGCTGGACGACACCGTGCAGCGGGTGATCCAGGCGTGGGAGAACAGGAGAGAGGGGACGAGCCGGGCGTTCCCGGACTCGTCCCCTCCGATGTCCATCCTTTAG
- a CDS encoding GNAT family N-acetyltransferase — translation MPILVPPAEQYADSFLAAVREAQLTGSGLGDTLSADPAELERDFPAFLAHLRRFEPPAVPPVGFVNSEYLWLVDGETYLGRVSIRHTLNARLREFGGHIGYEIRPSMRRRGYATLALRLALERARALGLTRVLVTCDVDNVGSRRVIEVNGGELEGEFRVPNYEKEIRRYWITLA, via the coding sequence ATGCCGATCCTCGTTCCCCCGGCTGAGCAGTACGCAGACAGCTTTCTGGCCGCCGTCCGCGAGGCGCAGCTGACTGGCAGCGGTCTGGGCGACACCCTGAGCGCCGACCCGGCCGAACTCGAACGCGACTTCCCGGCCTTCCTGGCGCACCTGCGCCGGTTCGAGCCGCCCGCCGTCCCGCCCGTCGGCTTCGTGAACTCCGAATACTTGTGGCTTGTGGACGGCGAAACGTACCTGGGCCGCGTGAGCATCCGGCACACCCTGAACGCCCGCCTGCGCGAGTTCGGCGGGCATATCGGCTACGAGATCCGGCCGTCCATGCGCCGCCGGGGGTACGCCACGCTGGCCCTGCGGCTGGCGCTGGAGCGGGCACGGGCCCTGGGCCTCACGCGCGTGCTCGTGACCTGTGACGTGGACAACGTGGGATCACGCCGCGTGATCGAGGTGAACGGCGGCGAGCTGGAAGGCGAATTTCGCGTGCCGAACTACGAGAAGGAGATCCGGCGGTACTGGATCACGCTGGCCTGA
- a CDS encoding aldo/keto reductase — MTTSNTRLHQRPLGRTGLNVTEIGYGAWGIGADMWIGAQDDESLGALRRYLDLGGNFIDTAMGYGSGHSERLVGQVAREYPGTLVATKISPKNQQWPAADSTTADQAFPADHVVAMTDASLERLGLPTIDVQQFHVWNDAWLGQGDWQDAVAQLKKDGKIRSFGISINDHQPDNAVKAVEAGVVETVQVIYNVFDQSPQDRLLDACRANGVGVIVRVALDEGSLTGNITPETTFPDGDWRNSYFGGARKSELQSHLRAIESDLGISTAQLPETSLRFVLSHPAVSTVIVGMRSVRNVERNVALADGKGLPAEQVQQLYGHRWDRNWYKAAES, encoded by the coding sequence ATGACCACTTCGAACACCCGCCTGCACCAGCGCCCCCTGGGCCGCACCGGCCTGAACGTCACCGAGATCGGCTACGGCGCGTGGGGCATCGGCGCGGACATGTGGATCGGCGCCCAGGACGACGAGAGCCTGGGAGCCCTGCGCCGCTACCTCGACCTGGGTGGCAACTTCATCGACACGGCCATGGGCTACGGCAGCGGCCACAGCGAGCGGCTGGTCGGTCAGGTCGCCCGCGAGTACCCCGGAACCCTGGTCGCCACCAAGATCAGCCCGAAGAACCAGCAGTGGCCCGCCGCCGACAGCACCACCGCCGATCAGGCCTTCCCCGCTGACCACGTGGTCGCCATGACCGACGCCAGCCTGGAGCGCCTGGGCCTGCCCACCATCGACGTGCAGCAGTTCCACGTCTGGAACGACGCGTGGCTGGGACAGGGCGACTGGCAGGACGCCGTGGCGCAGCTCAAGAAGGACGGCAAGATCCGCTCGTTCGGGATCTCCATCAATGACCACCAGCCGGACAACGCCGTGAAGGCGGTCGAGGCCGGCGTGGTCGAGACCGTGCAGGTCATCTACAACGTGTTCGACCAGTCGCCGCAGGATCGGCTGCTGGACGCCTGTCGCGCCAACGGCGTCGGCGTGATCGTGCGCGTGGCCCTCGACGAGGGCAGCCTGACCGGGAACATCACGCCTGAGACCACCTTCCCGGACGGCGACTGGCGCAACTCGTACTTCGGCGGCGCCCGCAAGTCCGAGCTGCAGTCGCACCTGCGGGCCATTGAGTCCGACCTGGGGATCAGCACCGCTCAGCTGCCCGAGACCAGCCTGCGCTTCGTGCTGTCGCATCCGGCTGTGAGCACCGTGATCGTGGGTATGCGTTCGGTTCGCAACGTCGAGCGCAACGTCGCCCTGGCCGACGGCAAGGGGCTGCCAGCCGAGCAGGTGCAGCAGCTGTACGGGCACCGCTGGGACCGCAACTGGTATAAGGCTGCCGAGAGCTGA
- a CDS encoding CBS domain-containing protein: protein MLVRDAMHPRVVTADPNETLPEAVVKMQELHVKRLPVMHGGRLVGILTDGEVRQHLPTLDEGLTPWAFAGRAGRVHVREAMRIPVFTVLATEPLDRAMTVMLDRRVGGLPVLDDDGQLCGMLTLTDVLRASTHAARLEWGTVEQHMTTAVVSVPVTAPAADGAARLTVSRLHVLPVLDGQTLVGLLHERDVTQAVGRAQAIHGKTLMGAQFLLDGRTVRDLMRAPSGVLRESTPLHDALTRMLELDVHGLPVIDLDGTLLGVVTISDVLRAMLRREPHPS from the coding sequence ATGCTTGTCAGGGACGCCATGCACCCCCGGGTCGTGACCGCCGACCCGAACGAGACGCTGCCAGAGGCCGTGGTGAAGATGCAGGAGCTGCATGTCAAACGTCTGCCCGTGATGCACGGGGGGCGGCTGGTGGGCATCCTGACCGACGGCGAGGTGCGCCAGCATCTGCCCACCCTGGACGAGGGCCTGACCCCGTGGGCCTTCGCGGGCCGGGCCGGACGAGTCCATGTGCGGGAGGCGATGCGGATACCGGTGTTCACGGTGCTGGCCACCGAGCCCCTGGACCGGGCCATGACGGTCATGCTCGACCGGCGCGTGGGTGGGCTGCCCGTGCTGGACGACGACGGCCAGCTGTGCGGCATGCTGACCCTGACGGACGTGCTGCGGGCCTCCACGCACGCCGCCCGGCTGGAGTGGGGTACGGTGGAACAGCACATGACCACGGCTGTCGTGAGTGTCCCGGTCACTGCCCCCGCCGCCGATGGCGCCGCCCGGCTGACGGTCAGCCGCCTGCATGTCCTGCCGGTGCTGGACGGCCAGACCCTGGTCGGCCTGCTGCACGAGCGGGACGTGACCCAGGCGGTCGGGCGGGCACAGGCCATCCACGGCAAGACCCTGATGGGTGCCCAGTTCCTGCTCGACGGCCGCACCGTGCGCGACCTGATGCGTGCGCCCAGCGGCGTCCTGCGCGAGAGCACGCCCCTGCACGACGCGCTGACCCGCATGCTGGAACTCGACGTCCACGGTCTGCCCGTGATCGACCTGGACGGCACCCTGCTGGGGGTCGTGACCATCAGCGATGTGCTGCGGGCCATGCTGCGCCGCGAGCCGCACCCCTCATGA
- the lipA gene encoding lipoyl synthase, translating to MTHTENPGTEKEAKFVKNGIYRKDSVRVREQKPEWLKVTIPTGGVYGEVRKIVKEHRLHTVCEEAMCPNIGECWSRGTATFMLMGHICTRACKFCAVDTGNPMGRLDLDEPANVAQSVALMGLKYVVLTSVDRDDLPDGGAYHFAKTVQAIKKANPGTRVEALTPDFGGNTHCVDLVLDSGVDTYAQNLETVRRLTHPVRDIRADYDQTLAVLAHAKQVRPDVITKTSIMLGLGETREEITEAMRDCRAAGVDVLTFGQYLRPTMHHLPVERYVTPAEFDEIREEGMALGFMEVVSGPLVRSSYKAEQIVMDKPGNLPEHLAHLDAGSELSLI from the coding sequence ATGACCCATACCGAGAACCCTGGCACCGAGAAAGAAGCGAAATTCGTCAAGAACGGCATCTACCGCAAGGACTCCGTGCGCGTGCGCGAGCAGAAGCCCGAGTGGCTGAAGGTCACGATCCCGACCGGCGGTGTGTACGGCGAGGTGCGGAAGATTGTCAAGGAGCACCGCCTGCACACCGTGTGCGAGGAAGCCATGTGCCCGAACATCGGCGAGTGCTGGTCGCGCGGCACGGCCACCTTCATGCTGATGGGCCACATCTGCACCCGCGCGTGCAAGTTCTGCGCCGTGGACACCGGCAACCCCATGGGCAGACTCGACCTCGACGAGCCGGCCAACGTCGCCCAGAGCGTGGCCCTGATGGGCCTGAAGTACGTCGTGCTGACCTCGGTCGACCGCGACGACCTGCCGGACGGCGGCGCGTACCACTTCGCGAAGACCGTGCAGGCCATCAAGAAGGCCAATCCGGGCACCCGCGTGGAGGCCCTGACGCCCGACTTCGGCGGCAACACGCACTGTGTGGATCTGGTGCTGGACAGCGGCGTGGACACCTACGCGCAGAACCTGGAGACCGTGCGCCGCCTGACGCACCCGGTGCGCGACATCCGCGCCGACTACGACCAGACGCTGGCCGTGCTGGCCCACGCCAAGCAGGTGCGGCCCGACGTGATCACCAAGACCAGCATCATGCTGGGCCTGGGCGAGACGCGTGAGGAGATCACGGAGGCCATGCGCGACTGCCGCGCCGCCGGGGTGGACGTCCTGACCTTCGGCCAGTACCTGCGACCCACCATGCACCACCTGCCCGTCGAGCGCTACGTGACCCCCGCCGAATTCGACGAGATCCGCGAGGAAGGCATGGCCCTGGGCTTCATGGAGGTCGTGTCTGGCCCCCTGGTGCGCAGCTCCTACAAGGCCGAGCAGATCGTCATGGACAAACCGGGCAACCTGCCGGAGCACCTGGCCCATCTGGACGCCGGCAGCGAACTGAGCCTCATCTAA
- the rplS gene encoding 50S ribosomal protein L19 produces MQNAVKVNRGAILRAVEQPHIKTDHPEFRAGDTVRVETKVVEGNRTRNQAFEGVVIALNGTGSRKSFTVRKISFGEGVERVFPFSSPLLARITVLERGKVRRAKLYYLRDLRGKAARIKSDRSRVMKDAAASKASKAEAASAQAAPAETNESAQGE; encoded by the coding sequence ATGCAGAACGCCGTGAAAGTCAACCGTGGGGCCATCCTGCGCGCCGTCGAGCAGCCCCATATCAAGACGGATCACCCTGAATTCCGCGCCGGCGACACCGTCCGTGTGGAGACCAAGGTCGTGGAAGGCAACCGCACCCGCAACCAGGCCTTCGAGGGCGTGGTCATCGCCCTGAACGGCACGGGCAGCCGCAAGAGCTTCACCGTGCGCAAGATCAGCTTCGGCGAGGGCGTGGAGCGCGTGTTCCCCTTCAGCAGCCCGCTGCTTGCCCGGATCACGGTGCTGGAGCGCGGCAAGGTGCGCCGCGCCAAGCTGTACTACCTGCGCGACCTGCGTGGTAAGGCCGCCCGCATCAAGAGCGACCGCAGCCGCGTGATGAAGGACGCCGCCGCGAGCAAGGCCAGCAAGGCTGAGGCCGCCAGCGCCCAGGCCGCTCCGGCTGAGACCAACGAGAGCGCCCAGGGCGAGTAA
- a CDS encoding deoxyguanosinetriphosphate triphosphohydrolase, giving the protein MVTRAELEAREAATLAPYATLSQESRGREHPEPEGATRTAFQKDRDRVLHTTAFRRLEAKTQVFLNASGDHYRTRLTHTLEVQQVARSVALTLGLNETLAETIALAHDLGHPPFGHAGERVLNALMEGHGGFDHNAQARRIVTLLEYRRPDAPGLNLTLDTLDGLNKHDRADLGRPSLEAQVVDAADALAYTAHDLDDGLRSGLLTPAQLADVPLWRELLGRAGVDGTRISDRERRHLHRELLGWLITDLSESSDAALHAAPLDSAHAARTSPHALITYSPHVRDLLRGSATFLRENLYRHWRVEMQVEQASRVLTTLFHALLARPSMLPPPYRDLAATWGTERAVCDYVAGMTDRYALDIHASLTPPPGTTPWPR; this is encoded by the coding sequence ATGGTCACCCGCGCTGAACTGGAGGCCCGCGAGGCCGCCACGCTGGCTCCGTACGCCACCCTGAGCCAGGAGTCACGTGGCCGCGAGCACCCGGAGCCGGAGGGTGCCACCCGCACCGCCTTCCAGAAAGACCGCGACCGGGTGCTGCACACCACGGCCTTCCGGCGGCTGGAGGCCAAGACCCAGGTCTTCCTGAACGCCAGCGGCGACCACTACCGCACGCGCCTGACCCACACGCTGGAGGTGCAGCAGGTCGCCCGGAGCGTCGCCCTGACCCTGGGCCTGAACGAGACCCTGGCCGAGACCATCGCCCTGGCCCACGACCTGGGGCACCCGCCCTTCGGTCATGCGGGCGAACGCGTCCTGAACGCCCTGATGGAAGGGCACGGGGGCTTCGACCACAACGCCCAGGCGCGGCGGATCGTCACGCTGCTGGAATACCGGCGCCCGGACGCGCCCGGCCTGAACCTGACGCTGGATACCCTGGACGGCCTGAACAAGCACGACCGCGCCGACCTGGGCCGTCCCAGCCTGGAGGCGCAGGTCGTGGACGCCGCCGACGCCCTGGCCTACACCGCCCACGACCTCGACGACGGCCTGCGCAGCGGCCTCCTGACCCCCGCCCAGCTGGCCGACGTGCCGCTGTGGCGGGAGCTGCTTGGCCGCGCCGGGGTGGACGGCACGCGGATCTCCGACCGCGAGCGGCGGCACCTGCACCGCGAACTGCTGGGGTGGCTGATCACCGACCTGAGCGAGAGCAGCGACGCCGCCCTGCATGCCGCGCCTCTGGACAGTGCCCACGCCGCCCGCACGTCCCCGCACGCGCTGATCACGTACAGCCCGCATGTCCGCGACCTGCTGCGCGGCTCGGCCACCTTCCTGCGCGAGAACCTGTACCGCCACTGGCGCGTCGAGATGCAGGTCGAGCAGGCCAGCCGGGTGCTGACCACGCTGTTCCACGCGCTGCTGGCCCGGCCCAGCATGCTCCCGCCGCCGTACCGTGATCTGGCCGCCACGTGGGGAACAGAGCGTGCGGTGTGCGACTATGTCGCCGGGATGACCGACCGCTACGCGCTGGATATCCACGCCAGCCTGACGCCGCCGCCCGGCACCACCCCCTGGCCCCGCTGA
- a CDS encoding MSMEG_1061 family FMN-dependent PPOX-type flavoprotein, with translation MNDHRITTEAELEAVMGTPAEAVRAKILPRLDDVMTEFVRRAPLVFLSTIDADGHVDVSPKGDAPGFVHIDGAGRLLIPDRPGNRLTMGFRNILRSGEIGLIFVIPNQRETLRVKGTATLHRDPALLAELQANGKPALLCTRVEISGCFMHCGKAFIRSRLWQPESWEAPGRSLGARQFASVFGGDDPATAVQRTEDLLEKAYTDELY, from the coding sequence ATGAACGATCACCGCATCACGACGGAAGCTGAACTCGAGGCCGTCATGGGCACGCCCGCCGAGGCTGTCCGGGCGAAGATCCTGCCGCGCCTGGACGATGTGATGACCGAGTTCGTCCGGCGCGCGCCGCTGGTCTTCCTGTCCACCATCGACGCGGATGGGCATGTCGACGTCTCGCCGAAGGGGGACGCGCCGGGCTTCGTTCACATCGACGGCGCCGGCCGCCTGCTCATTCCGGATCGGCCGGGCAACCGCCTCACCATGGGCTTCCGGAACATCCTGCGCAGCGGCGAGATCGGGCTGATCTTCGTCATCCCGAACCAGCGCGAGACGCTGCGGGTCAAGGGAACGGCGACCCTGCACCGCGACCCGGCGCTGCTGGCGGAGCTGCAGGCCAACGGCAAACCCGCCCTGCTGTGTACGCGGGTCGAGATCAGCGGGTGCTTCATGCACTGCGGCAAGGCCTTCATCCGCTCGCGCCTGTGGCAGCCCGAGTCCTGGGAGGCCCCGGGGCGTTCCCTGGGAGCAAGGCAGTTCGCCTCCGTCTTCGGCGGCGACGATCCGGCAACGGCCGTGCAGCGCACCGAGGATCTGCTGGAGAAGGCCTACACCGACGAACTGTACTGA
- a CDS encoding M28 family peptidase: MFTTHRAALLALAAMGAALTTTARATLEDDARTILTYGPRVAGSPANEQARTYLEAQFRALGYETRRQPFSYPRFDDLGSDVQVGTQTLTGRAMQDSVGGSVSGAVVRVPGIGSPEDFAKVDVKGKVAVVQRGQIPFVQKAQNAIAAGATGVIIVNNTQGELRGTLGSRTALPVLGVTPATGEALKDGASITLNVRVREGDVQAVNLIAYKSGVTAPQILFGAHMDSVAGAPGANDNLSGSLTVLEIARRAATTPLGTRSYFMLFDGEEDGLLGSRAFVKDNTALVGGLKAMLNFDMVGVNAAPLTVSGTASLAETVRRAGLSARDSDMGRSDHVPFQQAGVPALMFYRGEDANYHQPGDTVYDPALLRDTADVAVKVADAVLSAVPAN; this comes from the coding sequence ATGTTCACAACGCACCGGGCCGCGCTGCTGGCGCTGGCCGCCATGGGCGCGGCGCTCACCACCACCGCCCGCGCCACCCTGGAAGACGATGCCCGCACCATCCTGACCTACGGCCCACGCGTGGCCGGTTCTCCCGCCAACGAGCAGGCCCGCACCTACCTGGAGGCGCAGTTCCGCGCCCTGGGCTACGAGACGCGCCGCCAGCCCTTCAGCTACCCCCGCTTCGACGACCTGGGTTCCGACGTGCAGGTGGGCACGCAGACCCTGACCGGCCGCGCCATGCAGGACTCGGTGGGCGGCAGCGTCAGCGGCGCGGTGGTGCGTGTGCCCGGCATCGGCAGCCCCGAGGACTTTGCGAAGGTGGATGTGAAGGGCAAGGTCGCGGTGGTTCAGCGCGGCCAGATTCCCTTCGTCCAGAAGGCCCAGAACGCGATCGCGGCCGGGGCGACCGGCGTGATCATCGTGAACAACACCCAGGGCGAACTGCGCGGCACACTGGGCAGCCGAACCGCCCTGCCCGTCCTGGGGGTCACGCCTGCCACGGGCGAGGCGCTGAAGGACGGCGCGAGCATCACCCTGAACGTCCGCGTGCGCGAGGGCGACGTGCAGGCCGTGAACCTGATCGCGTATAAGAGCGGCGTGACCGCCCCGCAGATCCTGTTCGGGGCACACATGGACTCTGTGGCCGGTGCGCCCGGCGCGAACGACAACCTGAGCGGCAGCCTGACCGTGCTGGAGATCGCCCGCCGTGCCGCGACCACGCCCCTGGGCACCCGCAGCTACTTCATGCTCTTCGACGGCGAGGAGGACGGCCTGCTCGGTTCCCGCGCCTTCGTCAAGGACAACACCGCCCTGGTCGGCGGCCTGAAGGCCATGCTGAACTTCGACATGGTCGGTGTGAACGCCGCGCCCCTGACCGTCTCGGGGACAGCCAGTCTGGCCGAGACCGTCCGCCGGGCTGGTCTGTCCGCCCGCGACTCGGACATGGGCCGGAGCGATCACGTGCCTTTCCAGCAGGCCGGCGTGCCCGCGCTGATGTTCTACCGGGGCGAGGACGCCAACTACCACCAGCCCGGCGACACGGTCTATGACCCGGCGCTGCTGCGCGACACAGCGGACGTGGCCGTGAAGGTGGCCGATGCGGTGCTGAGTGCCGTACCCGCGAACTGA
- a CDS encoding Rrf2 family transcriptional regulator yields MNSQYAVAVHVLSLISSYPEHASSAEIAASVGTNPVVIRNVTGLLRRAGLLSTQRGVAGAALTRPAAQITLLDVYRAVNGQDSVFRLHEHPHPRCPVGANIQATLEQRFGEAQAAMERELARTTLADVLSDLAARAGCFFLTSM; encoded by the coding sequence ATGAACAGTCAGTACGCTGTGGCTGTCCATGTGCTGTCCCTGATCAGCTCGTACCCGGAGCACGCGAGCTCTGCCGAGATTGCCGCCAGCGTGGGCACCAACCCGGTCGTGATCCGCAACGTGACCGGGCTGCTGCGCCGCGCGGGGCTGCTCAGCACGCAGCGCGGGGTCGCCGGCGCGGCCCTGACCCGGCCGGCCGCGCAGATCACGCTGCTGGACGTGTACCGGGCCGTCAACGGCCAGGACTCCGTGTTCCGGCTGCACGAGCATCCGCATCCCCGCTGCCCGGTCGGGGCCAACATCCAGGCGACCCTGGAACAGCGCTTCGGAGAGGCCCAGGCCGCCATGGAACGGGAACTCGCCCGCACCACGCTGGCCGACGTGCTCTCGGATCTGGCCGCACGGGCGGGCTGTTTTTTTTTGACCAGCATGTAA
- the lipB gene encoding lipoyl(octanoyl) transferase LipB has protein sequence MTAPDFTIRDLGVMPYRDAWALQRELHAQVLEGGKPTLLLVEHPPVLTLGRKAREGTNIVVTREYLTAQGIEVLEIERGGDVTYHGPGQLVAYAIFPVGRRVVDFLRLLEDATITALHTLGLHDARPNPGYAGVYVDPRHVNGHLYDQKIASFGVAVKRHVALHGLALNVTTNLQHFDLIVPCGLTDTQMTSVQREYDRRGLQRTASMADAKTALADAFTTTFETYDWTLPQLAVAGS, from the coding sequence ATGACGGCCCCCGACTTCACGATCCGCGACCTGGGCGTCATGCCGTACCGGGACGCCTGGGCGCTGCAACGCGAGCTGCACGCGCAGGTGCTGGAGGGGGGGAAGCCCACCCTGCTGCTCGTCGAGCACCCCCCGGTGCTCACGCTGGGGCGCAAGGCGCGCGAGGGCACGAACATCGTGGTGACCCGCGAGTATCTGACCGCGCAGGGCATCGAGGTGCTGGAGATCGAGCGTGGCGGGGACGTCACGTACCACGGCCCCGGACAACTGGTGGCGTACGCGATCTTCCCGGTGGGCCGCCGGGTCGTGGACTTCCTGCGGCTGCTGGAGGACGCGACGATCACGGCCCTGCACACCCTGGGTCTGCACGATGCCCGCCCGAATCCCGGCTACGCGGGCGTGTATGTCGACCCGCGCCACGTGAACGGACATCTCTACGACCAGAAGATCGCGTCCTTCGGCGTGGCCGTGAAACGCCACGTGGCCCTGCACGGACTGGCGCTGAACGTGACCACGAATCTCCAGCACTTCGATCTGATCGTCCCCTGCGGACTGACGGACACGCAGATGACCAGCGTGCAGCGCGAATACGACCGGCGCGGACTACAGCGCACAGCGAGCATGGCCGACGCGAAGACGGCCCTCGCGGACGCCTTCACCACCACCTTCGAGACCTACGACTGGACGCTGCCGCAGCTCGCGGTGGCGGGGAGCTGA
- a CDS encoding HAD family hydrolase: protein MSAPPPTTLPLLMAFDLDGTLIPDRGDAVAADVVSALGRLRQLGVKLAIITGRDAAPVRVHEVMQPDAVATNNGGRIEVNGTLHTEAVFTPDDLEGVLAHELDGARVVLFTATHLYLDVPPGTEPEPWMVARGYRPLADAPRGEILKVGYFHPHVAGFAQQLRGSHPHLVLTGAQEPYPHFLTVTPVGAHKGAALSLIADALGVPSHQTVAFGDSDNDEAMLEIAGYGVQVGTLPLLARHAHAQVPEQPGLGAFLHAWADQFVSS from the coding sequence GTGAGCGCCCCCCCTCCCACCACCCTGCCCCTGCTGATGGCCTTCGATCTGGACGGCACCCTGATCCCGGATCGGGGAGACGCCGTGGCGGCCGATGTCGTGAGTGCCCTGGGCCGGCTGCGGCAGCTGGGCGTGAAACTGGCGATCATCACCGGGCGGGACGCCGCGCCCGTGCGCGTTCACGAGGTCATGCAGCCCGACGCAGTCGCCACGAACAACGGGGGCCGCATCGAGGTGAACGGCACGCTGCACACCGAGGCCGTGTTCACGCCGGACGATCTGGAGGGTGTGCTGGCCCATGAACTGGACGGCGCGCGGGTCGTCCTGTTCACGGCCACGCATCTGTACCTGGACGTGCCGCCCGGCACCGAGCCCGAACCGTGGATGGTCGCACGCGGGTACCGGCCGCTGGCCGACGCGCCGCGCGGCGAGATCCTGAAGGTCGGGTACTTTCACCCGCACGTGGCGGGCTTCGCGCAACAGCTGCGCGGGTCGCATCCGCATCTGGTGCTCACCGGGGCACAGGAGCCGTACCCGCATTTCCTGACCGTCACGCCGGTCGGGGCCCACAAGGGCGCGGCCCTGTCGCTGATCGCGGACGCGCTGGGTGTGCCGTCCCACCAGACCGTCGCCTTCGGGGACAGCGACAACGACGAGGCCATGCTGGAGATCGCGGGCTACGGCGTGCAGGTGGGCACCCTGCCGCTGCTGGCCCGCCACGCCCACGCGCAGGTGCCCGAGCAGCCTGGGCTGGGGGCCTTCCTGCACGCCTGGGCCGATCAGTTCGTATCGTCCTGA